A window of the Streptomyces sp. Ag109_O5-10 genome harbors these coding sequences:
- a CDS encoding MarR family winged helix-turn-helix transcriptional regulator has protein sequence MRDDQDTPQPEPVLPPPLLDDHLCFSLYAASRAITGAYRPLLDPLGLTYPQYLTLVALGEHGAMTVKDLVATLQLDYGTVTPLIKRLETNGLLARTRRTDDERVVEVALTPQGSAMHRHIASIPPVIGDAIGLTPAEITHTQDLVRRLTANLHRHTTGTSPAGTP, from the coding sequence ATGAGGGACGACCAGGACACGCCCCAGCCGGAGCCGGTTCTCCCACCGCCATTGCTGGACGACCATCTGTGCTTCTCGCTGTACGCGGCTTCCCGCGCGATCACCGGGGCCTACCGGCCGCTCCTGGACCCCCTCGGCCTGACCTACCCGCAGTACCTGACCCTGGTCGCCCTCGGGGAACACGGCGCCATGACGGTGAAAGACCTGGTCGCCACCTTGCAGCTGGACTACGGCACCGTCACCCCGCTGATCAAACGCCTCGAGACGAACGGCCTGCTCGCCCGCACACGCCGCACCGACGACGAACGCGTCGTCGAAGTCGCCCTCACCCCGCAGGGCAGCGCCATGCACCGGCACATCGCGAGCATCCCGCCCGTCATCGGCGACGCCATCGGGCTCACCCCCGCCGAGATCACCCATACCCAGGATCTCGTCCGGCGGCTGACGGCCAACCTCCACCGCCACACCACCGGCACCTCGCCCGCCGGAACGCCCTGA
- a CDS encoding alpha/beta fold hydrolase, which produces MKLTTALRPTRKRVAVLGAAAAAAALALAVTAPADATGAHHTPDTKPTVVLVHGAFADSSSWNGVVKRLQHDGYRVVAPANPLRGLASDADYLNSYLKSVKGPIVLAGHSYGGAVITQAAAGNPNVKALVYIAAFAPDKGESALELSNKYPGSTLGPTLDAVPFPLPGGGTGTDLYIKADKFHDQFAADVPTPVTDLMAATQRPVASSALEEKATETAWKTIPSWDLITTNDKNIPPAAQRFMAKRAHSHTTEIAASHAVSVSRPGTVTRVIEQAARTATR; this is translated from the coding sequence ATGAAGCTCACGACCGCCCTCCGCCCCACCCGCAAGCGTGTCGCCGTCCTCGGCGCCGCCGCCGCAGCGGCGGCCCTGGCCCTGGCGGTCACCGCCCCTGCGGACGCCACCGGCGCACACCACACGCCGGACACGAAGCCCACGGTGGTCCTGGTCCACGGCGCGTTCGCCGACTCCTCCAGCTGGAACGGCGTCGTCAAGCGCCTCCAGCACGACGGCTACCGCGTGGTCGCCCCCGCCAACCCGCTGCGCGGCCTGGCGAGCGACGCCGACTACCTCAACAGCTACCTCAAGAGCGTCAAGGGCCCGATCGTGCTGGCCGGCCACTCCTACGGCGGCGCCGTGATCACCCAGGCCGCCGCCGGCAACCCCAACGTCAAGGCCCTCGTCTACATAGCGGCCTTCGCCCCCGACAAGGGCGAGAGCGCACTGGAGCTGTCCAACAAGTACCCCGGCAGCACCCTCGGCCCGACCCTCGACGCCGTGCCCTTCCCGCTCCCCGGCGGCGGCACCGGAACCGACCTCTACATCAAGGCCGACAAGTTCCACGACCAGTTCGCCGCCGACGTCCCCACCCCCGTCACCGACCTGATGGCCGCCACCCAGCGCCCCGTCGCCTCCTCCGCCCTGGAGGAAAAGGCCACCGAGACCGCCTGGAAGACCATCCCCTCCTGGGACCTGATCACCACTAACGACAAGAACATCCCGCCCGCCGCTCAGCGCTTCATGGCCAAGCGCGCCCACTCCCACACCACCGAGATCGCCGCGTCCCACGCTGTCTCGGTCTCGCGCCCCGGCACCGTCACCCGCGTCATCGAACAGGCTGCCCGCACCGCCACGCGCTGA
- a CDS encoding organic hydroperoxide resistance protein gives MANYTASVNVTGEGRNGGRVQSDDGLLTATLALPKELGGAGDATNPEQLFAAGWGSCFLGALRLAATQRKIRLTSTAIDTKITLAHGDDGFSLAAVLDLEIGGVDQDTATDLAEAAHQICPYSKATRGNIPVTINATAV, from the coding sequence GTGGCCAACTACACCGCTTCCGTGAACGTCACCGGCGAAGGTCGCAACGGCGGCCGCGTCCAGTCCGACGACGGCCTCCTGACCGCCACCCTCGCCCTGCCCAAGGAACTCGGTGGCGCCGGCGACGCCACCAACCCCGAGCAGCTGTTCGCCGCCGGCTGGGGCTCCTGCTTCCTCGGGGCTCTTCGCCTCGCCGCCACCCAGCGCAAGATCCGACTCACCAGCACCGCCATCGACACCAAGATCACCCTCGCTCACGGCGACGACGGCTTCAGTCTCGCTGCCGTCCTCGACCTCGAGATCGGCGGCGTCGACCAGGACACCGCCACCGACCTCGCCGAGGCCGCCCACCAGATCTGCCCCTACTCCAAGGCCACCCGCGGCAACATCCCCGTCACCATCAACGCCACCGCGGTCTGA
- a CDS encoding alpha/beta fold hydrolase yields the protein MRAGLELFRAFEKDAEDNRRVLAEKGKLKMPVLGLGGTASFFLPIAEKMLSEVAEHVTVRPVEDSGHWMAEEQPERLLQRLREWFHETGA from the coding sequence ATGCGGGCGGGCCTCGAACTGTTCAGGGCCTTCGAGAAGGACGCGGAAGACAACCGGCGCGTCCTGGCGGAAAAGGGCAAGCTCAAGATGCCCGTCCTCGGACTCGGCGGGACCGCCAGCTTCTTCCTGCCCATCGCCGAGAAAATGCTCTCGGAGGTCGCCGAGCACGTCACCGTCAGGCCCGTCGAGGATTCGGGCCACTGGATGGCCGAGGAGCAGCCGGAGAGGCTTCTGCAACGCCTGCGCGAATGGTTCCACGAGACCGGGGCCTGA